One Campylobacter sputorum genomic window, TGAAAATACAGCAGCAAATATAATAGATCTCGGTGGCGAAACATCTATAGATGGTGCTATGAATACGCTAAATATAGGAACACAAAAAACAACTGTTGCAAATGTAACAAGAGCTTTAAATAGACTTGGTGCAACACCAAAGGATATAATAGCAATTTTACAAAATTTAAAAGAAGTTGGTGCGATACACGCAGATTTGGAGATTATGTAATGATAGATAACTCTATGGCATTAAATGCATACAATACAGTAAATGATAAATTGATAACTCAAAACAGACCTAGATTTGATGAAAAGGCACTAAGAGAGCAAACTGATGCTTTTGAATCATTTTTAGTAAAAACCGTTCTTGATTTATCTATAAAAAACGAAAATTCACTTTTTCCAAAAGATGCTGGAGATAAGATTTATAACTCAATGTATAATGACACAATGAGTAAAGCATTAAGCGGTGGTTTTGGATTTAGCGATATGTTATTTAATTTTTTAAAAGAAAGGTCTTAATAAAAATTAAATAATGCCGATATAGTTAGCAATCAAGTTCTAACTATAAAGGATAAAAGATGATTAATTCAGTAGGTGCGAGCTTCGTAACTGATTCTTCGCTTAGTAAAATTAAAAATGACGATAAAAAGATACAAAATTTAAAATCAACAGCTCAAAGTGCTGAGAGTGATAGTAAAGTTAGCAAAATAGCAAAAGCCATAGCAGACGGAACTTATAAAATAGATTTAAACAAAACAGCAAAGGCAGTAGCTAACGAACTATTTTAATTTTAGTCCTTTGTGCTTTAAAAGGACTAAAAATGATAAAACAATACCTAGATGAAGCTATTTCATCACTAAATCAACTCATAGAAATAACTCAAACTGACATAGAAAATATAAAAAATGCTAGACACGAAGCAGTAGAACAAAGTGTAAAAACCAAAACAGAACTTATAAAAAAATTTGAAAACTCCAAAATAACTCTTGATAAAGAACTTCTTAAAATGTTAGAAGAAAAAAGTGGAACAGATCTTGCTGGTATTTTGGACGAAGAGGATAAAAATAAGTTAGCCGAACTTAAAGACTCTCTTACTCTCTTACAAAATAAAAATAGAGAGTATTCAAGATATGTTATAGTAATAAAAGAGTATTACGACTCTCTTGCAAACAAGATTTTTGGAGAAAAATCAGAAGGGTATAACAAAAAAGGCAAACAAATTTTTAACTCTAATTTCAAATTAAGGGTTTAAAATGGCAATCTTTGACACTTTATCAATTGGGGTTTCTGGCTTAAATGCCGCCGAGATGCAAATAACCACAACTGGTCATAATATTTCAAATATAGATAATGAAAGCTATACAAGACAAAGAGTTGTTCAATCAGCCAAAGAACCTTTTCACAATATACCAGGAGATGTTGGAAACGGCACACAAGTAGATCAGATTGTAAGAATACATGATGAATTTTCATATAGTAGATTAAAAAATTCAGAAAGTGCTCTTTCTTATACTGGTTATAAACAAGATATCTTACAAGAAATAACACAAAGATTTCCGGATTTAAAAGATGTTGGTATACTAAAAGATTTAGAAAATTACTTTAATGCTTGGAATAATTTTGCATCAAAATCGTCAGATGGTTCGCAAAAAATCAACCTTATCCAACTAACACAAACCCTAAGCGAGAATATAAGAAAAGCATCAGATGAACTATATAAAATGAAAAAAACTGTAAATGATCAGCTAAAAATAAATGTAGAAGAATTTAATCGTCTAGGACAACAAATAGCTGATATAAATGGAGAGATTGCTAGAATAGAATCAATAAAAGGCAATAATGCAAATGATCTTAGGGATAAAAGGGATCAGCTTGAAAGAGCTATGGCAAAATTAGTAAATATAACAGCATTTAAAGGTTCTCTTGAAAGCAATACTGCCATAGATAGAAATATCACAGATATGGGTCAAGATTATAGTCTAAATTTAGGTGGATTTGGTATAGTTGAAGGAACTGCATTTCACCCACTTGTTTTAAAAAGCGAAAGTGCCGTTAGTGATTTTCAAGCAGTGTATTATGAAAGACAAGACGGCAGACTTATAAACATAATGCCGAGTATAACAGGCGGACAAATAGGGGCTGAACTTGAGCTTAGAGGTAGGTATATAGACGCATCTACTGGTCAAACAAGCGATGGAACAATTCAAAGCTATATAAATAACCTAGATACTTTTGCTAAAACATTAATAACCCAAACAAATAATATTTATGCAAAATCGGCTCAAAACAAAGTAAATTCAAGTGATTTAAATTTCTTAAAGCCTGAAAATTCTCTTATAAATTTTGATGATACTATAAAAGAAGGAACATTTGATGTTGTAGTTTATGATAAACAAGGAAAGGAAGTGGCTAGAAAAACTATAGAGATAAATAGAACTACAGCTATGAATAGCGGTTTAGACTCAAATTCCATAGTAACTCAGTTTAATACAAACTCAGATGATAATAAAGACAAGAACTCACTAAACGATGTTGATGATTATTTTAGTGCATCATATATATATCATGATGATAAAAATTTAGGGCAACTATCTATAAATCCTAAATTTAATAACGATGAATATTTTATATCTTTTGAAGATAATGGGACAAATTTTCCAGGAGTTGTTGGTTTAAATAGATTTTTTGACGGAAATAGCTCAAAAAACATAAAAGTAAATAGCGTATTAAGTGATGATCCTGTGAAACTTCAAGGATTTAAAGCACCAATTGATGGTAATAACGAAGTAGCAAATGAGATTGTTCAACTTCAATATAAAAAGCTTGAATTTAATGGCAAAAACTCATTTGGAAAAGAAGAAACTATAGAAGGTTTTTATAGATTTTTAACTACGCAAATAGCTGCCCAAACTGAAACAAACAACAACGCACATGAAACAAATAAAGCCTTATATACAACAGCTCTTCAAGAGTTTCAATCAATTAGCGGAGTAAGTATGAATGAAGAACTTACAAATTTAATTAGATTTCAATCAAGCTATGGGGCAAGTGCAAAAATAATCACAACAGTAGAAAAAATGCTTGATACATTGCTTACTTTAAAACAATGATTGATTTAAAAAATTTACTAGATTTTCATGCGAATTTAAAAAATTGTGATGAGAATTTATTAGCTTTTGCGGATCCATTGCAAGTTGCTAGAAAATATAAAGAGCCAAATATTGCACTAATATGTGCACTATTTGCTTATGGTAATGCAAAAATGATAGTTAAATTTCTAAACTCGCTAAATTTCGATTTACTTGATGAAAGCGATGAAGAAATAAATAAATTTTACACTTCGCATAAATACAGATTTCAAAGCACTATAGATGTAAAAGAGATTTTTATAACACACAAAAGATTAAAACAAGATGGCAATATAGAAGAAATTGTAGCAAACGGTATGAAAAAATCAGGCGAAATTATAGATGGCATAAATGAACTTATGAAATTTATATATTCACTAAATGATTATAGATCTTTTGGATATAATTTTTATTTTGGTTCAGTTTTTAAAACTCCTATTTCACCATATAAAAGATACAATATGTTTTTAAGATGGATGGTTAGAAGTAGCGATATCGATCTTGGAATTTTCAAAAGCATTGATAAAAAATATCTTTTGATACCACTTGATACTCATACTCATAAAGTTGCACTAAAACTTGGACTTATAAATAGAAAAAGTTATGATTTTAGGGCTGTTATGGAACTAACAAAAAAGCTAAGAGAATTTGATAAAAATGATCCTATAAAATACGATTTTGCACTTTATAGGCTCGGGCAAAGCAAAGAAATAGATAAACTTTTTTTGAATTAATATACTTAAATTTAAAATCTATGCAAACAATAAAATAATAAATATATCATCTGACATAAATAGTTATAATTTTAAATCAGTTAAAGCAAATGTTTTATCTAGCTATAATTCTAAATCCAAAATCAGCCTAACTAGTAATATAATATTAACTACCAAACTTTAAATAGCTATAATATATTTTTAATTCGCAACAATAACGCTACCACATAAATTTACCATTAAAAAAGCTTTACAAATTAGTTACTTTTTATTTTTATGTGTAATTTTATTAATATAAACTTAAAAATTTTTATAATTTATAAGTAATATTACAAAAATAGTAAATTTAGTAGCGATATTTAATTAAAAAGTAGGAATAAGCCCAAATTTAGGGCTTATATCAAGGATGTTTTATAATAAATCTTATCGTTGGACCATCTTGTTCAACACTTAAAACTTCAAAACCGCGGTTTTTAGCATCGTGAGGGATTGAGTTAATGCTTTGTGGGCAATCGCAAAGTAGTTCTAAAATTTCCCCTTTTTTAAGCTGTGGCAAAGCATCAACCAAAGCAATTGCAGGCAAAGGGCAAGCTTCTCCTTTTAAATCAAGCGTATAAGTCACTTCTCCATCATAAACATTACTCATTAAAATCCCCTTTTTTTAAAAAAATTCTTTTGATAAACATAAGCTAAAATCGCCATAACGCCAAACAGGGCTAAATTTATAACAAATCCTCCAAAATTTCCAAAACTCTCAAGCATATTTACTTTTACGCCTGATTTTATAAAATTTGGTATAGCATCATAGCTTAAAGCCAAAATAGCCGTTCCAACAAAATTTGAAACTCCAACTATCATAAAGTGAATTTGCCCTTCAAATGCTCTATATGTCCATCCACACTCACATCCTCCAGCAAAAACTATCCCAAATCCAAATAAAAATCCACCTATCATCACGCCAGACGAAATTTCAACTAATTTAATCCCGTGTCCGTTTAAAACAAAAGCATAAACTAACACGCAAGATATCACCATTCCAATAATCGCACCTTTGATAGCTATGGTTCTACCAAACAAAAACATATCTCTAAAGCAAGATGTAAAGCAAATTTGCCCTCTTGAAATGATAAAACCAAAAATAAATCCAAATAAAAGTGCTACGCTTAGTAGGCTTTTTTTATTAGCTACATCAATGGCTGGACTTTTTATAAGTAAAACAAAAAACCAAACTAAAAACAAAGCAAAAATTATACTACCAAACATAAAGTGTCTTTTTGCCTTTGTTTTATCTATTTCTAAACCTACGCCTTTGCCTGTAATTGAACGAACCAATTTTGCTTTTGGTTTGAAAAAATCAATATTTAAAAGCTTAACTGCAGTATAAATTCCGCCTACCATAAAAATAGTAAAAAACCATGTATGAAGCGAAAAATATGGCAATCCTGTAAAGAAATTTGCTAAGTTACATCCAAATGCAAGTCTTGCACCAAAACCAGTTAAAATTCCTCCAACTATAGCTTGAAAAACCCTAATTTTGCTTGCAGGGAAGCGAATTTTAACTTTATTTGCCCATAAAGCTGCTACTAAAGCCCCTATAAACATACCTATTAGCATAAGTCCAGCTGATCTTGAAAAAGGTGTGCCACTTAAATTTTGCTTCTTATAATATGAATATCCGCTTAAATCCATACCAAAAAGCTCTAAAAACTCTCCACCCCACCTTGTCATCTCGCCAGTTACAGCCCAGCCACTACGCATTATCCCGTAATACGCAGTCGCAACTATAGCTAAAGCTATCATAGCTTTTCCAGTGTGCCAAAAATTTATTAAAAATTTTTGTCTGAAAGAATGAAACATTTAATCTCCTAAATTTGTTATTGCTACACCTTAGCACTAATTTTGAGATTGTACATAATTTTGTATTTAATTAGAATTTATTTAATTAATTAATAAAATATTTAAAATTAAATTTAATAAATGCTATTGCATACATAGAAACTATAAATAAATTCAAAATATTATCCACTTTACAAGTTTGCATTATTTTTAAACAAAAAATAGCAAATAACAACATATTTTTAATAAAATTAAATATATTTTTAAATAGCTTTCTTAAAAAATATTATAAAAATTTTTAAATATTGTAATTGTAAAATGTATAAAATAATAAAAATGACGACATAAGAAACAAAAAACTTTTTAAAAAATATAAATAAAAGTATTAAAACCATATTTTATAACATTGGGATTTTTTATCGATATTTTGGACTATTCCAAATTTTGAAGTATTTCCTAGTTTATCAACTTCTATAACATATGGGATTAGCTTATTTTGCGTAGTAGAATATCCAAGAAAAATAACACAAATTAAAGAGATAATTGCACTAAGAACTGCTATTATTTGCCAGTTTCTTTTTTGAAATATATAATTTCCATATCGTTCAAGCCATTCTCTTTTTGCATCTAAATATGGATTTGTTTAATATATTGTTTACTCATTTTTTACCTTATTTAAGAATTTATGCCAGAATAATAAGTTTCATTCGCACCTGAAATTGTTCTGCTACTTGTATTTTTAGTTTCATCTATTGGAGATATTCTTTCTTTAATTCTATTTGCTATATCATTCATTCTGCTACTGGATGTAGCTTTATCTGATAAATTTGAAAAACTACCTTTTAGATTTTCTTTTGTAGCACTTGCTAAAGTTGAAGCTATACCCATTGTATGTTTTCCAGTTTGTTTAATTACATCAAGTGTATTTTTGGAATTTGATACAGGTTTGCGTTATTTCCTATCAAACATTTATCCTCATTTTTTTCTGTTTTAATAAAACGATTTAGCATTGATTCTAAACGATCATGCATTTGTATTTCAGTTAATGAGACTATAAGCTCTTTTGTTTCTTTTTTGTAGCATGCTCATTTTATATAAGAACATTTTTCTTTGTGTATTTCGTTAGGAAAATGTGAAGTCGTAGTTGGAATTTTTGATAAATAGGCTCTTTTTTTCAGAAGTTTTATGAGTAAATTTTAACTCAGCTTTTTTGCATTCTGGACAAAACTGCACACAAATGGTGCTAAACCAAACATGTAATGATTTTTTGTCAAAAGAAAATATAAAAAACCTTAACGCATGTTTTGAGGACAAGATGTGGTGAGCAAAAACCTATGGTGCCGTAATTATTACTTATAATGACAATGGGACTAAAATACAAAAATGCAAAAGATTTAAAAGCTAAATTTGATAAACCTTTTATAAACGAGTTTAAAAGACTTGAATGCAAAGATATACTGGGCTATGATTTGAGTAAAAAAGATGAATTAAAAGAGATAATAAATCAAAATCTTTTTTCTAAAATTTGCCCAAAAGCTGTTAAATCTGCGATTGATTTTTTAGATAATCAAAACTAAGTTTTATTAAATTTCTTATAAATTAGTTTAGAAATTATCAAAATTTAAGCCATGCTATTAGCATTGAAACAATGGTGTGGCTTAAAAAATGATCTCCTATCATCATCTTATATAATCCCATCATCCAACCTAAGGCAAGAGCTAGAATAAAAACAACCACTTTTGTTCTTTTTTTCTTACATAAAAACACAAGAGAAAGTAGTGCAAATCCGCCACTTGCATGTCCTGCTGGATAACAAGCTATTCTTTTAAAATTTGATTCTTTTGGATATCGTTCAAACAATCCTATATCTGGATAACTTCCGCCATATATCTCAAGATTGACAGGACAAGGCATATTTGTCTGTTTTTTTAATAAACTAACAGTTGAAGGAACTATGTATAAAGACAACAAAACTATGAGTAAATTTGCTAAATTTAGCTTTAATTTTTTATAAAAAACTGCCATAAAAGACAAAATAACGCCAAAAATTACAATAGCTTTTTTAACGCCACTATAAAAAATAAAATATAGCATTTTATCATTTCTATCAACTAGCCAACCATTTTTGATATCATAAAAATGATTTTGAACTATAATGTCTATATCTGTGTATTCAAATAGTAAAATTACTAAAACTAGTAAAAAACCTGTTATAAAAATGCTATTTTTTAGTACCATCTAATATATCCAAGTTTTTATCATAAATTTTGCTTTGAACTTCAAAAAATACTAAGCAAAGTATGAAATAAATAGTCTTGTGAAAACTCTCCATTTTTAACCTTTTCTTTAAGTTTTTTACTATCAACATCAAAAAAACCGTCGCCAAGCCATATAAAAGCCGGCACATGTTTTTGAGCTTGTGGAGCTATGGCATATGGCAAACCATGTAAATAGATATTGTTTTCGCCCAAGCTCTCTCCATGATCACTCATATAAATCACGGCATTTTCATGTGTACTTGAGTATTTTTTAGAAAATTCTATAACCTCGCTTAAAAAATAATCAGTATATAAAATAGCGTTATCATAGGAATTTATTAT contains:
- a CDS encoding rod-binding protein, with amino-acid sequence MIDNSMALNAYNTVNDKLITQNRPRFDEKALREQTDAFESFLVKTVLDLSIKNENSLFPKDAGDKIYNSMYNDTMSKALSGGFGFSDMLFNFLKERS
- a CDS encoding flagellar biosynthesis anti-sigma factor FlgM, with translation MINSVGASFVTDSSLSKIKNDDKKIQNLKSTAQSAESDSKVSKIAKAIADGTYKIDLNKTAKAVANELF
- the flgN gene encoding flagellar export chaperone FlgN, with the protein product MIKQYLDEAISSLNQLIEITQTDIENIKNARHEAVEQSVKTKTELIKKFENSKITLDKELLKMLEEKSGTDLAGILDEEDKNKLAELKDSLTLLQNKNREYSRYVIVIKEYYDSLANKIFGEKSEGYNKKGKQIFNSNFKLRV
- the flgK gene encoding flagellar hook-associated protein FlgK — protein: MAIFDTLSIGVSGLNAAEMQITTTGHNISNIDNESYTRQRVVQSAKEPFHNIPGDVGNGTQVDQIVRIHDEFSYSRLKNSESALSYTGYKQDILQEITQRFPDLKDVGILKDLENYFNAWNNFASKSSDGSQKINLIQLTQTLSENIRKASDELYKMKKTVNDQLKINVEEFNRLGQQIADINGEIARIESIKGNNANDLRDKRDQLERAMAKLVNITAFKGSLESNTAIDRNITDMGQDYSLNLGGFGIVEGTAFHPLVLKSESAVSDFQAVYYERQDGRLINIMPSITGGQIGAELELRGRYIDASTGQTSDGTIQSYINNLDTFAKTLITQTNNIYAKSAQNKVNSSDLNFLKPENSLINFDDTIKEGTFDVVVYDKQGKEVARKTIEINRTTAMNSGLDSNSIVTQFNTNSDDNKDKNSLNDVDDYFSASYIYHDDKNLGQLSINPKFNNDEYFISFEDNGTNFPGVVGLNRFFDGNSSKNIKVNSVLSDDPVKLQGFKAPIDGNNEVANEIVQLQYKKLEFNGKNSFGKEETIEGFYRFLTTQIAAQTETNNNAHETNKALYTTALQEFQSISGVSMNEELTNLIRFQSSYGASAKIITTVEKMLDTLLTLKQ
- a CDS encoding TIGR02757 family protein, whose product is MIDLKNLLDFHANLKNCDENLLAFADPLQVARKYKEPNIALICALFAYGNAKMIVKFLNSLNFDLLDESDEEINKFYTSHKYRFQSTIDVKEIFITHKRLKQDGNIEEIVANGMKKSGEIIDGINELMKFIYSLNDYRSFGYNFYFGSVFKTPISPYKRYNMFLRWMVRSSDIDLGIFKSIDKKYLLIPLDTHTHKVALKLGLINRKSYDFRAVMELTKKLREFDKNDPIKYDFALYRLGQSKEIDKLFLN
- the yedF gene encoding sulfurtransferase-like selenium metabolism protein YedF; amino-acid sequence: MSNVYDGEVTYTLDLKGEACPLPAIALVDALPQLKKGEILELLCDCPQSINSIPHDAKNRGFEVLSVEQDGPTIRFIIKHP
- the yedE gene encoding selenium metabolism membrane protein YedE/FdhT; this encodes MFHSFRQKFLINFWHTGKAMIALAIVATAYYGIMRSGWAVTGEMTRWGGEFLELFGMDLSGYSYYKKQNLSGTPFSRSAGLMLIGMFIGALVAALWANKVKIRFPASKIRVFQAIVGGILTGFGARLAFGCNLANFFTGLPYFSLHTWFFTIFMVGGIYTAVKLLNIDFFKPKAKLVRSITGKGVGLEIDKTKAKRHFMFGSIIFALFLVWFFVLLIKSPAIDVANKKSLLSVALLFGFIFGFIISRGQICFTSCFRDMFLFGRTIAIKGAIIGMVISCVLVYAFVLNGHGIKLVEISSGVMIGGFLFGFGIVFAGGCECGWTYRAFEGQIHFMIVGVSNFVGTAILALSYDAIPNFIKSGVKVNMLESFGNFGGFVINLALFGVMAILAYVYQKNFFKKRGF
- a CDS encoding VirB8/TrbF family protein, whose product is MFQKRNWQIIAVLSAIISLICVIFLGYSTTQNKLIPYVIEVDKLGNTSKFGIVQNIDKKSQCYKIWF
- a CDS encoding phosphatase PAP2 family protein, which gives rise to MVLKNSIFITGFLLVLVILLFEYTDIDIIVQNHFYDIKNGWLVDRNDKMLYFIFYSGVKKAIVIFGVILSFMAVFYKKLKLNLANLLIVLLSLYIVPSTVSLLKKQTNMPCPVNLEIYGGSYPDIGLFERYPKESNFKRIACYPAGHASGGFALLSLVFLCKKKRTKVVVFILALALGWMMGLYKMMIGDHFLSHTIVSMLIAWLKF